The Medicago truncatula cultivar Jemalong A17 chromosome 7, MtrunA17r5.0-ANR, whole genome shotgun sequence genome includes the window ggaagtgatgcttaatttccatttatttcaacaatgttaattggtcaacggggtgcatataatgtacatgcatgcaggaagataataggaagataaattagaggTCAtgctacattttctttagcttaaaattagttatgctacctttattttataaattacatgtatctatattcgcatacatcttatccatgtaaatatgcattagactaatattgcagttattttcctgtttagcatttcccatacgaagtgtcaagaacaattctgaaaggaaagcgcaaaacaatcactctcattgatgactaGACACAGAGACAGTATAATTGTCACCTCATTACCGCCGATAGAGCAAGCTATAAAAATTACTTAGGtgggcagtggttcaatttctgcagataacgagtgatggaagaaggtggtaagctcatctttgatctcggaAAGTCACAGAAGAAATTGcaaattcgagttgttccaaagtagatctttgttgttgaactatttgaacttctaccattttgacgtatcgctttggaccgtagtcgtaaactatcttgactttgggatgtcatttgttcttttcattttgtctggtgtaaatattggcaaaaatctCTTTTTGGTTATTCTATGAAACctgcaatctcttttataaacctgactattatgtaacgttaatctgcacattgttggttccttcattggttccaattagtttcatgttaattgtaatgttgttttcctaatctcttgaacaaaataaaacatgctcttttcctacagtaaatatttataatgctttggtaaatgttttagaaatgtacatatatataacttctaattaacactgcaatttgttttatacatagcacttctcaaatgagatatcaatgacatttctaaaaggaacacggaaaacaatcacactcatcgacaaatAAGCTCTAAAAAGGTATGAGTGTCGCTTGATAATgacaaagagagcaagttacaaaaaatacttaggcggccaatggttcaaattttgtcgagaacatatgttagaggtaggtgataagttaatttttaatCTAGAGAAGCCACACCTAAAAATAAGCACGTTCAAGTCGTTtacaaataaagatttggtgttcatgatccgcactttcaacagatcaccttaactctaatcctaaactagattatcttcactcaccgatgctacttctttgcttgatttcatttgatgtaaatatgtgtatcaatcattttttggtaactctataacaacaacacccttttttataattttgaataatatgtaaattcacacatcattggttcctttattggttcaaattgttttcatcataaatattatgtcaattcctaatctcataaactgattatatgttCTCTTAAAcagcccatacatattttacgatgaatcacaatgttccgtcgttttaacatctcttctttcgaagaatttttttatcgaatatgTTATTGAACTCGTGCGAAGCACACAGTTTTGTaactactccatccgtcccaaattgtatgacgttttgggcatttcatacatattaagaaatgtaattaatattgtgtgggaaagagatattatgagttattttacaaaattgtcatcaataaatgatatgggaaagataaatgaaagaattgaaagaagagagagtaataaatagttaaggatataataagaaaagtaacattaatttttcattggtattgtaaaacgagATACAATTTAGGATAAATATTTATTccaaagtgacatacaatttgggacggagggagtagtttattttttaaaattaatgtcATTGAATAAGGGTTAAAGTAATCAATCCTTCTGTCctgtttgaaaaaataataattacaaaaaaattctaaactCACATTGATTTGAAAGAAATACTATAAGATAAGATTTAATTGAATTGCAGAAAACAACCATTGATGCAGCCaatgttgtctttttttttttttccttctgttgCATATAGCCAATGACCCAATGTTGTCTATCATCTGGTATAGATTCTATTTATGACAATGAATAACCAACCATTAGTTATGAATCTACAAGTTGATTGGATAAAATCTTCGGTATAGATTCTATTTATGATAATGAGTAACCAACCATTAGTTATAAATCTACAAGTTGATTAGATAAAATATTCGCGTACACAAAGTCATACAAATACCATGTTCATTACTTACAGTTTAAAATTGTTCCTTGTCCCTTCTATTTGTATTTGGAActagaaattataaaatataaacacaacAGTACTATATAGAAatcaagagagaaagagagtggAAAAAGCCGCAACGGACAAAGCAGCGAGACTGACGCAAAGCATATCCAACCTTCTTTCACTTCTCAATTTCCTCTCTTTCCTTTCTACCTTCCTCTTCACAAACTCCACGtatctttcttttccttctttttcaCTCCTCAATCTTTTCCTTTCACCTTCTAATGCTCTTTGTAAAATCCCCAAACTATCCCCCCCATTCAATTGATTCCCATCCATGTCCTCTATCTGAAAACACGCTTCCCTCACTTGCATTTCCCTTCCCAACGTCACCAGTAAACTACAAACCGTTGCTTCCGTCGCTGATCCCTTCTCTCCGCCGTGTAACACCGTCGCAAATCTCACCTGTATATCTCCGGTTAGCCAGTGACGGTTCACTGAAACCGGTTTCCTACTTGAAACATTCACCGCACGCTTTCCACTCGGATCAATCACTAtccaactcaaactcaattcctCTTCTAGATTCTTACACTCTTCCTCAGTTTTCAGATACTCCATATCTGTTTCAACCGAATCCTTCGGGTCGAGAATATCAACCCGAAATGGAGAGTACCTGAACCAACCGGATACCGTCTCAGTCTCCACTACTCTGGATAGAATCATCCGTCTCCTGTGGAATAAATCAACCGCGGATAAAAATTCCGGTGTGGTGTTAATATTCACGCGGCGGTGGTGGTGGAAGGTTTTAGCGGTTACGGTGgagaaagaatcggagaagaAAGAACGAGAGGTGTTAGAGAAGGTGGAGATGACCTGGCGAATGCGTGGCGTGTTTGTGGAAGGCCACGTGGAGTGACATATATTTGTCCATAAATGGTCGTGTGATGAGAGGGTGTTAAGCTGAGAGCACGTGCTGGCTGCAGAAGCAAGTGAAGAACCGTCAAGGTACGTGAGGATATGGGTTTGGATTATATCTGGTGGCACGGCGGAGAAGGTGGCTCCCTCCGTTGGTGTGGTTTTGCCGATAGTGGAAATGACCATAGTGTGTTATTATAGTAAGCATGGAACAAGTTTTTATTACTTGTGTGCTGttgtttgtatttatatatggaGAATGAGAGGGAGAAGCGGTGGGTGCAAACTAAACTACAAATGCAATACATGATGGAGAGGTCAAATCAGGTAGCGTAGTTAATTACGAGACTACCCTTCTACCACCGTTGACTTCAATGTTAATAACTTCTGCTTCATCATATGGAGTCTGGTCAGTGTTCAGATTATTCACCGGTAGCAGAGCTCGCACGGCTCGTTTGAAacgtgtatattttttttataaatagaatcatgacgtgataatattttttatacttttcaaaGTTTACATTTTTGACACATAGAAAAAGCAAGATTTCAATTGACACAGACATAAAAATACGCCaactaatttataataatttttgacaaatttttatctcagatttatattatgtttttattctttctctatctttttctttttttattgattttgatcaattaaaataaagaaaaacaaagttgttgtagaagttgtttataaaaaattgtataaatattattactat containing:
- the LOC25499417 gene encoding probable F-box protein At2g36090; this encodes MVISTIGKTTPTEGATFSAVPPDIIQTHILTYLDGSSLASAASTCSQLNTLSSHDHLWTNICHSTWPSTNTPRIRQVISTFSNTSRSFFSDSFSTVTAKTFHHHRRVNINTTPEFLSAVDLFHRRRMILSRVVETETVSGWFRYSPFRVDILDPKDSVETDMEYLKTEEECKNLEEELSLSWIVIDPSGKRAVNVSSRKPVSVNRHWLTGDIQVRFATVLHGGEKGSATEATVCSLLVTLGREMQVREACFQIEDMDGNQLNGGDSLGILQRALEGERKRLRSEKEGKERYVEFVKRKVERKERKLRSERRLDMLCVSLAALSVAAFSTLFLS